The following coding sequences are from one Nicotiana tabacum cultivar K326 chromosome 1, ASM71507v2, whole genome shotgun sequence window:
- the LOC107770153 gene encoding mitogen-activated protein kinase homolog MMK2-like, protein MANQIGGASSNGNSREIRGVLIHGGKYVRYNVYGNLFEVSSKYVPPIRPIGRGAYGLVCAAINSETREEVAIKKIGNAFDNKIDAKRTLREIKLLRHMEHENVIAIKDIIRPPKEEAFNDVYIIYELMDTDLHQIIRSEQPLTNDHCQYFMYQLLRGLKYVHSANVLHRDLKPSNLLLNANCDLKIGDFGLARTTSETDFMTEYVVTRWYRAPELLLNCSVYTAAIDVWSVGCILGEIMTREPLFPGKDYGHQLRLITELLGSPDDASLRFLRSDNARRYVQLLPQYPKQQFSARFPNMSPLAIDLLEKMLVFDPTGRITVDEALCHPFLSSLHDINDEPICPRPFSFDFEQPSITEENIKELIWKESVKFYPDFVELKI, encoded by the exons ATGGCTAATCAAATCGGCGGAGCTTCAAGCAACGGCAATAGTCGTGAAATCAGAGGAGTGCTCATACACGGCGGTAAATACGTTCGTTACAATGTGTACGGTAACTTATTTGAAGTCTCCAGCAAATACGTTCCTCCTATTCGTCCCATCGGCCGCGGCGCTTACGGCCTCGTATG TGCTGCTATAAATTCAGAGACGCGTGAGGAAGTTGCGATTAAGAAAATAGGAAATGCGTTTGATAATAAAATCGATGCAAAGAGGACATTGAGAGAAATTAAGCTACTTCGGCACATGGAACACGAGAAT GTTATCGCGATCAAAGATATCATAAGACCGCCAAAGGAAGAGGCTTTCAATGATGTGTACATAATTTATGAATTGATGGATACTGACCTTCATCAGATTATTCGGTCTGAACAGCCTTTGACGAATGATCACTGCCAG TACTTCATGTATCAGCTATTACGTGGACTGAAATATGTACACTCAGCAAATGTCTTACATCGTGATCTTAAGCCAAGCAATTTGCTCCTAAATGCAAATTGCGACCTCAAGATTGGAGACTTCGGATTGGCGAGGACAACTTCTGAGACAGATTTCATGACTGAGTATGTTGTCACTCGCTGGTATCGGGCACCTGAATTGCTCCTTAACTGTTCAGTATACACTGCAGCAATTGATGTTTGGTCTGTTGGTTGTATTCTTGGTGAAATAATGACGAGAGAACCTTTGTTTCCTGGAAAAGATTATGGACATCAGCTGAGACTCATTACTGAG CTACTAGGTTCTCCTGATGATGCCAGCCTTCGATTTCTGAGAAGTGATAATGCCCGAAGATATGTCCAACTGCTTCCTCAATATCCTAAGCAACAATTCTCTGCAAGATTTCCCAACATGTCGCCTTTGGCTATTGATTTACTTGAAAAGATGCTTGTCTTTGACCCAACCGGACGAATTACAG TTGATGAGGCTCTGTGTCACCCATTTTTGTCATCTCTTCATGACATCAACGATGAGCCGATTTGTCCCAGGCCTTTCAGTTTTGATTTTGAGCAGCCCTCAATCACTGAAGAAAATATCAAGGAACTGATTTGGAAGGAGTCCGTGAAGTTCTACCCAGACTTTGTTGAACTAAAAATATGA
- the LOC107770152 gene encoding putative polygalacturonase — MEFLIITLRNIPAIHRSLLLAVVILTALGNVHGRHKVHKWETVEYSAISCRAHTASLTDFGGVGDGTTLNTNAFKSAVDHLSQFQSDGGSMLYVPAGKWLTGNFNLTSHFTLYLDKDAVLLASQDENDYPVIAPLPSYGRGRDTDGGRFISLIFGTNLTDVVITGENGTIDGQGQLWWNKFHKKELQYTRPYLIEIMYSDNIQISSLTLVNSPSWNVHPVYCSNIIIQGITILAPVRSPNTDGINPDSCINTRIEDCYIVSGDDCIAVKSGWDEYGVAFGMPTKQLAIRRITCISPTSATIALGSEMSGGIQDVRAEDIVAIDTESGVRIKTAVGRGGYVKDIYVKGVTMKTMKYVFWMTGDYGSHPDNNYDPNALPVIDNINYRDMVAENVTIAAKLAGISGDPFTGICISNVTIELAPKAKKLAWNCTDISGISSGVVPQPCELLPDQGTENVAPCNFPTENLPIDDMKVQTCSCRKKLY; from the exons ATGGagtttctaattatcactctcaGAAACATTCCT GCAATTCACAGGAGTTTACTACTAGCAGTGGTGATTCTAACGGCGTTAGGCAACGTTCACGGCCGTCATAAAGTACACAAATGGGAAACAGTAGAGTATTCCGCCATAAGTTGCAGAGCACACACCGCTTCATTGACGGATTTCGGAGGAGTTGGTGACGGAACGACGTTGAACACTAACGCTTTTAAATcagccgttgatcatttgagtCAGTTTCAATCAGACGGTGGTTCGATGCTATATGTACCCGCCGGAAAATGGTTGACGGGGAATTTTAATTTGACTAGCCATTTTACTTTGTATCTCGATAAAGACGCCGTTCTTCTCGCTTCTCAG GACGAAAATGATTATCCGGTGATTGCACCGCTGCCGTCCTACGGTCGAGGAAGGGATACTGACGGAGGTAGATtcattagtcttatttttggaaCAAACCTCACTGATGTTGTCATCACAG GGGAAAATGGAACAATTGATGGTCAAGGGCAGCTATGGTGGAACAAATTCCACAAAAAGGAACTACAATATACAAGGCCATATCTGATAGAAATTATGTACTCTGATAATATTCAAATCTCTAGTCTTACATTGGTTAATTCTCCTTCATGGAATGTCCATCCTGTATATTGCAG CAATATTATTATCCAAGGCATCACTATTCTTGCACCAGTCAGATCTCCAAATACTGATGGGATTAACCCTG ATTCTTGCATAAATACTAGAATAGAAGACTGTTACATTGTCTCTGGAGATGATTGCATTGCTGTTAAGAGTGGTTGGGACGAGTATGGAGTTGCATTTGGGATGCCAACAAAGCAGCTCGCTATAAGGCGAATCACCTGCATTTCTCCAACCAGTGCTACAATTGCATTAGGCAGTGAGATGTCTGGAGGAATTCAGGATGTAAGAGCAGAGGACATAGTAGCAATCGATACAGAATCAGGGGTTCGAATCAAGACTGCAGTAGGACGAGGTGGATACGTAAAGGATATATATGTTAAAGGTGTGACAATGAAAACCATGAAATATGTATTCTGGATGACAGGAGATTATGGTTCTCACCCTGATAACAATTATGATCCGAATGCATTGCCTGTGATTGATAATATCAATTACCGCGATATGGTTGCTGAGAATGTGACCATTGCTGCCAAGCTTGCAGGAATTTCTGGTGATCCGTTTACTGGAATTTGCATATCAAATGTCACGATTGAGTTGGCGCCTAAAGCAAAGAAACTGGCTTGGAATTGTACAGATATTTCGGGGATTTCAAGTGGTGTAGTACCTCAGCCTTGTGAGTTATTGCCAGATCAGGGAACAGAGAACGTTGCGCCCTGTAATTTTCCAACAGAGAACTTACCAATTGATGATATGAAAGTTCAAACGTGTTCCTGCAGGAAGAAACTGTATTAA